One window of Papaver somniferum cultivar HN1 chromosome 9, ASM357369v1, whole genome shotgun sequence genomic DNA carries:
- the LOC113311048 gene encoding putative pentatricopeptide repeat-containing protein At5g59900 yields MKLFLRLRNPNFQYRNLCSIPKSFSPENDDEKEEGFIKILREIMKGKQNWSQSFNNTFITQRLKPVHVEKTLILTLLDNDGGGDPRLALRFFNFLGLHKKFDHSIISFCILIHGLVQFNHYWPAHSVLQTLLLRGLSSNEVFDSLMYVYEKYNFKSIQGFDLLIQNYIQDRRVLDCVKIINLMIKRDLFLEVRTFSAVLSALVKIKRFDVVLSMFDEMVKFGLKPDVYVYTAVVRSFCELKDFVGAMKIVKEMENDGGLELSIVTYNNLIHGLCKEHRVLEAVEVKNSLSVRKLKADVVMYCTLVLGLCKIEEMEIASDMMDEMIGLGFVPSEAVCSALVELLRRKDKNLEAFFMVDKLAKLRLVPTLFSYNALMNSLCKCGKLDEAVSLFTKMKERGLYANDVTYSVLIDSYSKNRKMDEARHLLHKMAEEHIKATVYTYNSLINGYCKLGRMKEAESLFNKMNIQGLEPTVITYTTLISGYCREEDLGNAFRLYHEMSSRSIPPNTHTFTALIGGLGCAKMMTEADNMFNEMLEQNVIPNEVTYNVLIDGHCRLGNTVKAFELLDEMIEKGLVPDTYTYRPLISGLSLTGRVSEAREFVDDLHRGNQNLNMICFTEILHGLCKEGKLRDALNVCKEITAKGIDIDLVSYSVLIYGALKQRDMVHLSLLLKEMYKRGFKPDHVVYTSMIDSHCKSGNLVEAFKFWDKMMEDGCTPNVVTYTVLINGLCKAGFVEKAELLCKEMLATESIPNQVTYGCFLDNLTKEGHMEKALELHKSMLRGCLANTVTYNILIRGFCKLGRMREASELLMEMLDYGVFPDCISHSILIYEYCKSGELHEAFKLWNLMLSMNIKPDRLAYNFLIYGCCVNGEVAKAFELRDEMMRKGVAPNPVTYKFLNHGTCSINS; encoded by the coding sequence ATGAAGCTTTTTCTTCGTCTCCGCAACCCCAATTTCCAATACAGAAATCTTTGCAGCATACCCAAATCTTTCTCACCAGAAAATGATGACGAAAAAGAGGAAGGATTTATAAAAATTCTCAGAGAAATCATGAAAGGAAAACAGAATTGGTCCCAATCATTCAATAATACATTCATTACCCAGAGACTAAAGCCAGTGCATGTTGAAAAAACATTGATTCTAACACTTCTTgataatgatggtggtggtgatccAAGGTTAGCTTTAAGATTTTTTAATTTCTTAGGTTTACATAAAAAATTTGATCATTCAATAATATCATTTTGTATATTAATTCATGGATTAGTTCAATTTAATCATTATTGGCCTGCCCATTCAGTTCTTCAAACGTTACTTCTTCGCGGATTAAGCTCTAATGAAGTATTTGATTCACTAATGTATGTGTATGAAAAATACAATTTTAAATCTATTCAGGGGTTTGATCTATTGATTCAGAATTATATTCAAGATCGACGTGTATTAGATTGTGTTAAGATTATTAATCTAATGATTAAGAGAGATTTGTTTCTTGAAGTTAGAACTTTTAGTGCGGTTTTGAGTGCGTTGGTGAAGATCAAGAGATTTGATGTTGTTTTGAGTATGTTTGATGAGATGGTGAAGTTTGGGCTGAAGCCTGATGTTTATGTTTATACGGCGGTGGTCAGGAGTTTTTGTGAATTGAAGGATTTTGTTGGGGCGATGAAGATTGTTAAGGAGATGGAGAATGATGGTGGCTTGGAATTGAGTATTGTGACTTATAATAATCTGATTCATGGGCTCTGTAAAGAGCATAGAGTTTTAGAGGCTGTTGAGGTTAAGAACTCCTTGAGTGTTAGGAAACTGAAAGCTGATGTTGTAATGTATTGCACGCTTGTGCTTGGACTTTGTAAAATTGAAGAAATGGAAATTGCTTCGGATATGATGGATGAGATGATTGGTTTAGGGTTCGTTCCTAGTGAAGCTGTGTGTTCTGCGCTAGTTGAGttattaagaaggaaagataagaACTTAGAGGCTTTCTTTATGGTTGACAAGTTGGCGAAGCTGAGATTAGTACCTACATTGTTTTCTTATAATGCTCTGATGAACTCTCTTTGCAAATGTGGGAAATTGGATGAAGCAGTGTCATTGTTCACTAAGATGAAAGAAAGGGGTCTGTATGCAAATGACGTTACATATTCAGTTTTGATTGATTCGTACAGCAAGAATCGAAAAATGGATGAAGCAAGACATCTTCTTCATAAAATGGCTGAGGAGCATATAAAGGCGACTGTCTATACTTACAATTCCTTGATAAATGGGTACTGCAAGTTAGGGAGAATGAAAGAGGCAGAGTCACTGTTTAATAAGATGAATATTCAGGGATTGGAACCAACTGTGATAACGTATACAACATTAATAAGTGGATATTGTAGAGAAGAAGATCTGGGTAACGCATTTAGGCTTTATCATGAGATGTCAAGTAGAAGCATCCCACCAAACACACACACATTTACTGCATTGATTGGAGGTCTTGGTTGTGCAAAAATGATGACTGAGGCGGATAATATGTTCAATGAGATGTTGGAACAGAATGTTATCCCAAACGAAGTAACATATAATGTTCTGATTGATGGACATTGTAGGCTGGGAAACACAGTGAAAGCGTTTGAATTACTTGACGAAATGATAGAGAAGGGCCTTGTGCCAGATACGTATACTTATAGACCTCTAATAAGTGGTCTTTCTTTGACAGGTAGAGTATCTGAAGCCAGAGAATTTGTGGATGACCTTCATAGAGGAAACCAAAACCTGAACATGATATGCTTTACGGAAATTCTACATGGGCTTTGCAAGGAAGGAAAGTTAAGAGATGCCTTGAATGTTTGCAAGGAGATCACAGCAAAAGGAATCGACATTGATCTTGTTAGCTACAGTGTTCTTATTTATGGCGCCCTCAaacaacgagatatggtgcatcTGTCACTACTATTGAAGGAGATGTATAAACGAGGATTCAAGCCTGATCATGTGGTATACACAAGTATGATTGATTCACACTGCAAATCAGGAAACCTTGTGGAGGCCTTCAAATTTTGGGATAAGATGATGGAAGACGGGTGCACACCTAATGTTGTGACCTACACTGTTCTAATAAATGGGTTATGTAAGGCAGGGTTCGTGGAAAAGGCCGAGCTGCTGTGTAAGGAGATGTTGGCTACAGAATCCATCCCTAATCAGGTAACTTATGGTTGTTTTCTTGATAATCTCACAAAGGAAGGACATATGGAGAAAGCTTTGGAGCTGCATAAATCTATGCTTAGGGGGTGTTTAGCAAATACGGTGACTTACAATATACTTATTCGAGGATTTTGCAAATTGGGTAGAATGCGAGAGGCATCAGAACTTCTTATGGAAATGCTTGATTATGGTGTTTTTCCTGATTGTATTAGTCATTCGATACTTATTTATGAGTACTGCAAGAGCGGGGAATTGCATGAAGCTTTCAAGTTATGGAATTTGATGCTAAGCATGAATATCAAGCCTGATAGGTTGGCTTATAATTTTCTGATATATGGGTGTTGTGTCAATGGGGAAGTAGCCAAGGCTTTTGAattacgagatgagatgatgaggAAAGGAGTTGCGCCAAATCCGGTCACTTACAAGTTCCTCAATCATGGAACTTGCTCAATTAATTCCTAA